From the Oleiphilus messinensis genome, one window contains:
- the gltA gene encoding citrate synthase: MSDKKAQLSVGGKTIDLPVYSGTEGPDVIDVRGLVAEGVFTYDPGFVSTAACESQITYIDGANGILLHRGYPIEQLAEKSDYLETCFLLLHGELPTPEESEKFRNTVKNHTMVHDQVIHFFNGFRRDAHPMAIMCGVVGALSAFYHDSMDFSDQEHREIAAFRLIAKMPTLAAMCYKYSMGQPFMYPRNDLSYSENFLHMMFGTPCEEYQPNKTLAKAMDRIFLLHADHEQNASTSTVRLAGSTGANPFACIASGIAALWGPAHGGANEAVLTMLEEIGDEANIPEFIEKAKDKNDPFRLMGFGHRVYKNFDPRAKVMRQTCNEVLTELGLEDDPLLKIAMRLEQIALEDEYFVKRQLYPNVDFYSGIILKAVGIPVSMFTVIFAMSRTIGWFAHWNEMISGSYRIGRPRQLYTGYTKRDYPTE, from the coding sequence ATGTCTGATAAAAAAGCACAGTTATCGGTGGGTGGCAAGACAATTGATCTGCCAGTATATTCTGGCACCGAAGGTCCAGACGTAATTGATGTAAGAGGCCTGGTTGCAGAGGGCGTGTTCACATATGACCCCGGCTTTGTTTCAACAGCTGCATGTGAATCACAGATCACATACATAGATGGCGCGAATGGTATTTTGTTGCATCGCGGCTACCCCATCGAACAACTTGCTGAGAAATCAGATTACCTTGAAACCTGTTTTTTACTTCTTCACGGTGAACTGCCTACTCCAGAAGAAAGTGAGAAATTCCGCAACACTGTGAAAAACCACACGATGGTTCACGACCAGGTAATCCACTTCTTCAACGGTTTCCGACGAGATGCCCACCCAATGGCAATCATGTGTGGCGTGGTCGGAGCATTGTCGGCGTTCTACCATGACTCCATGGACTTTTCGGACCAGGAGCATCGTGAAATTGCAGCATTCCGACTGATCGCAAAAATGCCAACTTTGGCAGCCATGTGTTACAAGTACTCAATGGGTCAACCATTTATGTACCCACGAAATGATCTGAGCTACTCAGAGAACTTCCTGCACATGATGTTTGGCACCCCATGTGAAGAATACCAGCCAAACAAAACGCTGGCCAAAGCAATGGATCGCATCTTCCTTCTGCATGCAGATCATGAGCAAAACGCTTCAACCTCTACAGTTCGACTTGCTGGCTCCACTGGAGCGAACCCATTCGCCTGTATCGCATCCGGCATCGCAGCACTGTGGGGCCCTGCACACGGTGGCGCAAACGAAGCTGTGCTGACCATGCTTGAAGAAATCGGTGACGAGGCAAACATTCCAGAGTTCATCGAAAAAGCGAAAGACAAAAATGACCCATTCCGCCTGATGGGCTTCGGTCACCGTGTATACAAAAACTTTGATCCACGTGCAAAAGTAATGCGTCAGACTTGTAATGAAGTCCTGACCGAACTGGGCCTGGAAGATGACCCATTGCTAAAGATTGCGATGCGACTGGAGCAAATCGCACTGGAAGACGAATACTTTGTGAAACGCCAGCTGTATCCTAACGTAGATTTCTACTCCGGTATCATTCTGAAGGCAGTTGGTATCCCGGTTTCCATGTTCACGGTAATCTTCGCCATGTCGCGTACGATTGGCTGGTTCGCACACTGGAATGAAATGATTTCCGGCAGCTACCGAATTGGTCGTCCTCGCCAGCTGTACACGGGTTACACCAAGCGGGACTACCCGACTGAATAA